One Oncorhynchus kisutch isolate 150728-3 linkage group LG11, Okis_V2, whole genome shotgun sequence genomic region harbors:
- the LOC109899724 gene encoding glutathione S-transferase omega-1, producing MASEKCFAKGSSAPGLVAKGQIRLYSMRFCPFAHRTRLVLHAKGIKHDTVNINLKDKPEWFLKKNPLGLVPTLETSSGQVIYESPITCDYLDEVYTDKKLLPADPFQKAQQKMMLENFSKVTPYFYKIPMGKQNGEDISVLEGELKEKFVKLNEDLVNKKSKFFGGNAITMIDYMMWPWFERLEIFELKHCLDGTPELKKWTEHMSEDQTVKATMFPTETYKAFYKTYADGKPNYDYGL from the exons ATGGCCTCTGAAAAATGTTTTGCGAAAG GAAGCTCTGCTCCTGGCCTGGTTGCCAAAGGTCAAATCAGGCTCTACAGTATGAGGTTCTGCCCCTTTGCCCACAGAACCAGACTAGTCCTTCATGCCAAGGGGATCAA GCATGACACTGTCAACATTAATTTGAAAGACAAACCCGAGTGGTTCCTTAAGAAGAACCCTCTTGGCCTGGTTCCAACATTGGAGACTTCGAGTGGTCAGGTGATCTACGAGTCACCAATCACCTGTGACTACCTGGATGAGGTTTACACAGACAAAAAGCTGCTCCCAGCTGATCCTTTTCAGAAGGCCCAACAGAAAATGATGCTGGAGAATTTCTCCAAG gtAACACCATATTTCTACAAGATACCAATGGGGAAACAAAATGGAGAAGACATTTCAGTGCTGGAAGGGGAGCTGAAAGAGAAATTTGTGAAATTGAATGAA GATCTTGTCAATAAGAAGTCCAAGTTCTTTGGTGGAAATGCAATCACAATGATCGATTACATGATGTGGCCGTGGTTTGAGAGGCTGGAGATCTTTGAGTTGAAGCA CTGTCTGGATGGTACCCCTGAGCTGAAGAAGTGGACAGAGCATATGTCCGAGGATCAAACTGTCAAAGCCACCATGTTCCCCACTGAGACCTACAAGGCATTTTACAAGACCTACGCAGACGGGAAACCCAATTATGACTATGGCCTGTAG